In Rana temporaria chromosome 3, aRanTem1.1, whole genome shotgun sequence, a single window of DNA contains:
- the IRF1 gene encoding interferon regulatory factor 1, whose translation MPTTRLRMRPWLENQIESRTIPGLSWLNKEEMIFQIPWKHAARHGWDMDRDASLFRSWAIHTGRYKQGEKEPDPKTWKANFRCAMNSLPDIKEVKDRSIYKGSSAVRVYKMLPAPIKTEKKERKSKSQNDSKSRPRKKVERTSADEVEEAVKNCQLPEDHSDYTVGDFSIQEATGSSDIGVNQSEVTSSMSPWGDQMEMQLPDSTNDNYPFQVSPMPSSSEGDDEELLSDQEILAFLDTDWHQHAIDGRGYFTNEPGTGSTFVNNTGSVFDSLNIGEIQVRVTTDMKPLEFSWQELTAITCL comes from the exons ATGCCTACCACACGTTTAAGGATGAGACCTTGGCTTGAGAATCAGATTGAATCTAGAACAATTCCAGGTCTTTCATGGCTTAACAAG GAGGAGATGATCTTCCAGATCCCATGGAAGCATGCTGCACGGCATGGTTGGGACATGGACAGAGATGCCTCTCTTTTCCGCAGCTGGGCTATTCACACAG GAAGGTATAAACAGGGTGAGAAGGAACCTGATCCAAAGACCTGGAAAGCTAACTTCCGCTGCGCTATGAATTCTCTTCCTGATATTAAAGAAGTGAAGGACAGAAGCATCTACAAAGGGTCTAGTGCTGTACGAGTCTACAAAATGCTGCCAGCTCCAATTAAGACAGAGAAAAAAG AACGCAAGTCTAAGTCACAAAACGATTCTAAGAGCAGACCCCGAAAGAAG GTTGAGCGCACATCAGCGGATGAAGTGGAAGAAGCAGTGAAAAACTGTCAGCTACCGGAGGATCACAGTGATTACACAGTCGGAGATTTCTCAATACAGGAAGCTACTGGCAGTTCAGATATAG GTGTGAATCAGTCTGAAGTCACCAGCAGCATGTCGCCATGGGGTGATCAAATGGAAATGCAATTACCTGACAGCACAAATGACAATTACCCCTTCCAGGTGTCACCCATGCCATCAAGCTCAGAAG gtgatGATGAAGAATTACTATCTGACCAGGAGATTTTAGCC TTTCTGGACACAGACTGGCATCAGCATGCAATCGATGGCAGAGGATACTTCACCAATGAACCAGGAACAGGAAGCACTTTTGTAAACAATACAGGATCTGTGTTCGATAGCTTAAATATag GAGAGATACAAGTCCGAGTCACTACAGACATGAAACCACTTGAATTCTCATGGCAAGAATTAACAGCCATCACCTGTTTATGA